AATTCTCAATTGTGTAAATTATTACTGTCATTGATTTAACCATTTGGtaaactgtataaaataaaatcagaaaaattTGTGTTACAATCTACTTGTAAAATATTGGTTCATGCTATTCATCAGTTCAATTCTGATTTTAAAGATGTAAGAGTGGCATCTAGAACTCTGCCAGCAGCATAGCTAGGTATGTTCAAGTAAGCTGGTTTGTCATGCTCACACAGACCTGGCTGTGTACAACAACGGCTTAATGCAGATCCTGAAGTGTTCGTTGAAGTGCTGCCACCACCATCATGTGAGTTTCCTAAACAGATCATTTTGTGGTTGTTAAACTGTTCTAATGACCGAAATTGTTCCCCACAATTTTCGCATTTTAATTCTCTAGCATGTACTTTTTTGTGGCTATTTAAAGACCTTGAATTGTCAAAGACTTTAGTACACATATCGCAGTATTTTAATACTTTCTCTCCTGTGCAGACAACTTTGTGATTGTTAAGTCTGTCTAGAGACATGTAACGCTTGTTGTTGCATAAATCACATTTGAACTGTTTCTGAGGTACCCGGCCTGTGTGAACTTGCATGTGTTTTCTTAAGTTACTTTtatcttttatgtattttgagCACACTGAACATTTATTCACATCTTTTCGAGTATGGCTTGCATCTAAATGCCGTCGCAAATgtgattttttgtaaaaaggtTCCAAGCAGATTTGGCATCGGAATGGTTTTTGTGCAGGATGTACTCCAGTCAAATGAGTGTTAAATTCAAGAATTGTAGGGTAACTCTTTCTGCAATGAggacaatgaaataatttacgaCATATAGCCACACTGGAATCGCAGAAAGGATCTGAACAATCGTCACAGAATGAGTCCAATCCTGCGGGCGGTGGAGGAGTAGGTGTGGTTTGAAAATGATCTAGGTCATTCTGTAAAGGATCTGTATCAGGAGTACCTGCCCCGCTGGGTTCTTGTTTAACTTTTGTTTGGTCACTGTTTTCTGAGAAATCATCTTGAGAAGGAACACTTCG
This genomic window from Vanessa tameamea isolate UH-Manoa-2023 chromosome 5, ilVanTame1 primary haplotype, whole genome shotgun sequence contains:
- the LOC113392278 gene encoding zinc finger protein 492-like, with the protein product MSKKDPNDRNERKLETSDYEHLISQHSIFESSKPKHQELPSFPGFSNAETQTKPSDIKGQGIQSGLGAWHYNPWWMLASTSRSVPSQDDFSENSDQTKVKQEPSGAGTPDTDPLQNDLDHFQTTPTPPPPAGLDSFCDDCSDPFCDSSVAICRKLFHCPHCRKSYPTILEFNTHLTGVHPAQKPFRCQICLEPFYKKSHLRRHLDASHTRKDVNKCSVCSKYIKDKSNLRKHMQVHTGRVPQKQFKCDLCNNKRYMSLDRLNNHKVVCTGEKVLKYCDMCTKVFDNSRSLNSHKKVHARELKCENCGEQFRSLEQFNNHKMICLGNSHDGGGSTSTNTSGSALSRCCTQPGLCEHDKPAYLNIPSYAAGRVLDATLTSLKSELN